In Limanda limanda chromosome 3, fLimLim1.1, whole genome shotgun sequence, the sequence TGGGTGTGATATTATTGTAAATACTTTCACTAACAGTTCATGGACATGTCTTTAGCTATCCCACTTTGCTCTGAGGCTAACGTGAACGTATTTCCCGCTAGAATTGTCACATTTACGATTTACAGAGGGTAATTAAACGCAGCGTTAGAGCCATTGTGATAAACTTGCGTTGCCTAGCAACCACGCCAGGTGCCATTCTCGAAGTATCTCGTAGCTACGTTAGATTGACTAAGATCACTAATGTTGTGTGTATGCATTGTAAgtatgtagtgtgtgtgtgtgtatatatactgtgtgcATGTATTGTTAGTCTGTATTGTGCGAATGTTTTGTAAGTATGTATTATGTGTATATATTGAGTTTGTACTGTGAGTAtgtatgatgtgtgtgtattgtgattATGTATTGTGTGTATGGACTGTTTTTACATATTGTGTGTATctattgtgtgtatgttttgtgaGCATAATATATTGAGTATGTATTGAGTATCtgttgtgtgtatgtactgtgtgtatatattgagtatataatgtgtgtaagtacagtgtttatattttgtgtgtatgtattgtgagtatgttttgtgtgtatgttttgtgtgtattttttgtgaGTAAAATTGAGTAtgtattgtgtgtatgtaccgtgtttatatattgtgtgtatgtgtttgtcacAGTTGTTCACAGTTTTAAGACACACTCGATCACGTTGGCGCAATAATAGAATTTCCGCTttgtgatttcaaaataaaagccatgTCCAGCGCTTCGATCGCACAACGTTTAACACATCCTCACGGCTCTTCCGGTTCAGCACCGGCGATTTAATTGACTTGACGCAgctgtctctttttttctttttacgtGTACGTGTACGCGCGCGCACGCtctcatttaaacacacacacacacacacacacacacacacacacacacacacacacacacacacacacacacacacacacacacactctctctcctttctcttttgAAAAGCCCCTTGTGAGCAGATTGACAGGCTAGAATGAGAATGAGGCGGACGCTCGCTCCCGGCTCCAGTGCGTCCTCGTCCCTGTGAGCAGACGTGTCCACTCGGATCACATCTCACCATGGGACCTGCTCGGGCTGCGAGGGACTTCTGTTTGCTTCTGCTCCTGTTAAACAGTCGCCAAAGCGCTGCGCTAACAGAGACTCGAGGTGGGACTgtagcgagtgtgtgtgtgcgtgtgtgtgtgagtgcatgtgtgttgtgttttgcaaGTCGTGCTACTTTACGCACGCTTTGAGGAGCGCGctcttgttgtgtttctccACTTTTTGTTTCTCGGCGTGTTGCTGAGTAAAGTGTCGCTGTGGGAATTGACGTCCTCCTTACACAAATACGCTTTTTAAGacaggttttgttttctgtgtaacTTATTAACTTCCAGGTTAGTTCACCCAGGACGTTTTAAATCCCCTGCTGTAGACTCCCTACTTCTACTATTAGTAATAGTAGGGagttttattgttgtattgtttttcagttaaatcagattttcttctgctgtcacAAACATGCGAAACTTTAAAGTGCCCACATGACAAAGTCCCACTAGCTGAATGATtgcactgtttgaatgtgtttgtggagATAATTGAGACCTGTGTGGACTTCAGCAGATCCATGCGCAGAGGGAAGTGATGGCTGTCACATCGATGCGATTTGTCAGAGCACTCCAGGCTCGTACAAGTGCACATGCAGAGCAGGATTCAGAGGAGATGGGAAACACTGCGAAGGTAACGTGTCCCCTGTTTGATAAACATGCTTATCTGGTCTCCACATCCATCAGATCTGGATGTTTAGGCTCTGGAACCTGTAatattaacatgtttttaattttcacaTCACCATGTTTATTCTACTGTGGCATCGTTCCATTTTGTGATATCTGTGTTGTTTATTCTAGTTACTCTCACATCCACACATCCTCTGATTGGTAATTGTTCTGATGGTCCAAAGACGAACCTTTTGGACTTTTGATCaacattcatgtgtgtgttgtgactttGCAGACACCGATGAGTGCGACCTGGAGTACAATGGTGGCTGTGTACACGAGTGCAACAACATCCCAGGAAATTATCGTTGCACTTGCCACGACGGATTCAATTTGGCACATGACGGACACAACTGCCTAGGTAAGAGCGGCCAAAGACCACTGAGTAAATAAGCCCTGCGATGGCCTGAGGAGTTCATGTCTGTGTAGGCTGCTGGTCGAGAAGTTTCTCACAAACACCTGGATTCCTTCTTCCACAGCTTTAAACAGTTTGGGTTTTGCTCGTCCAGCAATTTGAAATACTCACAAATATTTATGCTCCAAAATCTTTATGTTGGGGGGAAAAAGCCTTGATTTCATTTGCAGTGTTTGTGAACATGATTTGTACAAACACGGTTGAATCAATGCGATCAATCCTCTGTGCTGTAGATGTGGACGAGTGCAAGTTCAACAACGGTGGCTGCCAGCACACTTGTGTCAACACCATGGGCAGCTACGAGTGTCGCTGCAAGGACGGCTTCTTCCTCAGCGACAACCAGCACACATGCATCCACCGCTCTGTGGGTGAGTGAACTAACATGCACTCTTGTTATGTGAACATCTGTGAGCCGGACAAATACAACTTCAAGATATTCTCTGGCACTCACCAAAAAAAATTCATGAAATCAGTGTCTAACTCATTTCTAAAAGAGGGTTTAAGGATTGTTTGTGGATGCTTGTATGTGCTAATTGTCTTCAGCAATGGGGGGGAAAGGGGGACGGAGGACTATCCAGCAATTTCTCTAATGCTCACATACAAATCTTCAGTCTGACAGCACAATGAGGGGTGACAGGTTCAAGCTGGCTCCCGTCACTGAGCTTTTATCCGCAGCAGCAACATGCTGTGGGAAAAAGGATCTCCGAGTCCCCGGAGAACAAAATAAGTTAATAACTGCAGCACTCGGGTCTATGTGGTCTGTGTCGCAGATTTGTCTGCAGGGCCTTTGTTTTGTCTCCTCGATTGAAGTCAACTTAAATGCAGGCACTTTCCACTCCATCGAGTCTTGACAGCCCTTTTAAACCCTGTGGACCTATCCACTCAGCTGTGACTCATCTGGATAAATGGCGTTTTCATAATCTCACTTCTCTGCTCAGAGCGTGGTTGAGTACGATGCAGACTCCAGACCAGTTTGCAGAGCTTTGATTGCAGGGAATccattttcaaacaactttttctCGGCTTGCAGAATTAAAATGTTCTCTCTAGATgtgatgaaatgatgaataaCCCCGGGTTGGTGTTTTTGAATTGTGTAAAGCCTGAGAACAATCAGTGTCTTTGAGGACGGCGCACTAATCTCTCACTATGTGTGCCTTTGTGTGGAGCCGGTCAGTCACTGTAGGAGAGTTTCATTGTGTACCCTCTCCCTCGTTCTCTTCACAGAGGGCCTCAACTGTATGAACAAGGAGCACGGCTGTGCCCACATCTGCAAAGAGACGCCCAAAGGAGGCGTGGCCTGTGAGTGCCGTCCAGGGTTCGAGCTGGCCAGGAACCAGAAAGGCTGCATCTGTACGTGCTCGGTGGCATGAGGCTAACTTCACactacacacccacacacacacacacacacacacacacacatgcacagtgggCTTCAAATGGCACGCTGATCATTTTGACTCACGCTTGCATGTTGTTGACCCCGCAGTGACTTGTAACCACGGCAACGGAGGCTGCCAGCACACCTGCGAGGACACGGAGAACGGCCCCATATGCAGGTGCCACATCAGGTACACCCTGCAGCCGGACAAGAGGTCATGTGTAGGTAAGCGTGCTGTGCGTCGCTCGTCAAACGGACTTCCATTTTTATTACACTCCTTTGAACGCATCACATCTTAATCTCTCTGATAGGTGTCTCCATATTGTCTTTAATCCAACTGACCTGCGAGGAGCTCAGTCATTTTCAAACTCCCGCTGTGCaacttaatgttttttaaagtcgCACATCCCTGTCGGAAAATCCTCAAGTTAGCCTAAAGTTTCCAAAGGTACTAAATAGATCAGACTGAATTTtcgggaaatgttttttttaagaatgaaCAAAATATCTAGAATATTTCATTTCAGTGCCGGATCttggatttttctaaatcaggggccataatgGGGCCTAATGTTACACAGATAAAATATATGTCCATCATCCATGCAcgattcctgattcagtaaggtgcacatttgATTCCTTGTTCGCTCAAAGCCACACGTccttgaatatatatatatctaaaaaaacattttgtactTCAAAAAAGCTTGGGAAATAAAAACTCTTAataaattaacatatttatgTTGGTAAGTgtcttcaggggccaatcagatttcagctagGACCCGTGCCCCCTGTCCACGCCCCTGTTTCAATTTGATATAATGGTGATATAACAAAAAATTGTACTCTGGACGGTTGTGAAGATTCTTAACTTAAAGTCAGGGAGAAAGAGTGGATCATACAGAAGTAGAAACAGAAAGCTGATGAGAAAGGTTTGATTCATGTTCTGGCTTCTTGTTTGTGATAAATTAATTCCGGTAGTAAATCTAGATGAACTCGACCTGAGCTCGGGGAGCGAATATTCCAGGAACAGCTCCCACTTTGTTTCTTCAGTCAGTCAGAGACTATCTTGATGAGCGAGTGGAAACACAGTAACTGGAACTATCTCCCTCTGTCAGCTCTCCTTGTTCCGCACTGTGCCTGTTCCCACACAGCGGTTATCATATTGGATAAGGATCCACTGTCAGATATTGGGTAATATCTCTCCCTGCAgtatgcagtgtgtgtgaggtccGGGCATATCAGTGCAACGTTGTCTCCAGATTCTCTCAACTGATGTGCTGTGTTGTCTGACACGCGCCATGCCACTACAAGCTGAATATCTCGAGTGTAAACATGCATCTGCTTACTGAGAGGTGGccgacacaaacaggaagtcaacagAGGAgtcacagtgtttgtgttgtttcctcgtctgtgcttgtttgtttgtttgtttgttggctggATTATGTAAAAAGTACCaaacggatttccatgaaactttcTGGAAGTGTGGAGCATAACCTAAGGAAGAAACAAATAGATTTTGACGtagatccggatcagggggcagtTTCAGGAATTTCTTTCAACTTTCCTTAACATTTTCCCAGTGAAACATTATAAAAGGGAGCGCATATCTCCACCCtggcccaacagtccctgtatgaaaccacatttagattCAATAGATCCGGATTTTTATTGACATCTGCATCGAATTGCAAACATTCATtaatcagtcccctaaacatgcctgattttactttatttaaatctctgagaaatcaatgaaaatttTACTAATTTGCCCAATTTGTAGAAAGTGAAACatattcctggatctgccccctgatcagAATCTGCTTCTAAATATAATGGGTGCTTACTGGACTCATACCACATTCTACCACCTAGTTTCCCAAAAACTCtttcctgtagtttttgtgatATCCTgataactaactaaccaactaacagaaagataaacaaataaacgcaGAAGAAAACATGTGATTTAATTGAATCTAAGCGGACAACTGAGCTTTGTCGGAGGTgtgtgctccactgagtgccattccagtttGTGGTAGTGATTTTGAGTTTATCAATCTTAGTAATAAAGGTGGTTTTTCTGTGTCTCAGAACGGGATGAGGCCACCACCGAGCCCTCGGACAACAACGCCACATCCATCACTGAGGTGGACAAACGGGTCAAACGAAGACTGCTGATGGGTAACGATTGCACCCTCCTCCATTCAGAGGCTTGACTTTCTGTTTTATGTGACGGCGCGTTGAGCTGCCAGGAACCACCGAGGGGTGTCAAACAGGGGAGAGGAGTAATGTCTAGTAAACCCCAGGCATTCCTCAGCCGTTTGGAGCAAACTGTGAAATGACTGTGCAGTGGCTTCCTCGCCCCCAGCTTCCACCCTGAATAACATGCATCTGTGACAGTGTGGtacatttcacattttcctTCCATTTGGGGAAGGGCAGCGTGTGAATCTCGTCTTGTATCGTTAGTATTTATCAGTGGTGTGATTCTGGGTGAGTCCACACATGAAAAACAAGATATCTTTGGCACCAGCTCTGGGAGTCTTGTCCTGTGTTATAGATAATACATGTTAGCTGTGATGTGTTCCTAACctatatgtgtgttttctctacTGTTAACTATACAAACCAGGCATCAGAGCCTCATTCGTCTGTTTCCACCAGCATTTCTAAATTTGTTAAACAGCATTTAACAGTATTCAAAAGCATGAGAAGAAACTGTATATTTGTCGTGTTCTGCTGATGGATTCTCGGTTGTCTTAAGAATATAATGTTCAGCAGATCGAGGTTCTGTTTTGTTTAGGATCTAACATCTGACGTTGGGAAATAACGCACAACCAAAGTCATTCACATACATTCGTGCTTTGTGTTGCACTTTCAGAAACCTGCGCCGTGAACAATGGGGGGTGTGACTGCACCTGTAAAGACACAACCACAGGCGTGCGCTGCAGCTGCCCCGTGGGCTTCACCCTGCAGCCGGATGGAAAAACATGCAAAGGTCAGACTGGCagtccccccccaaaaaaacaataagagaGCGTCTTGGTGCTGCCGCCCTTCAGCTTTGTGCATTTGAAAGTGTTGTTCCAGTGTTGGTGTCAGGATGTCGCCCTTGTTTCCCGCAGATATTGACGAGTGCGAAATTCACAACGGCGGCTGCGATCACTTCTGCAGGAACACCATCGGCAGCTTCGAGTGCAACTGCAGGAAAGGTTTCAAGCTGCTCACAGACGAGCGCTCCTGTCAAGGTAGAAAATCAAATCTGACTCCTCTTGTCTGTTTACCTCAAACTCTGCACAAGACAATAAAGATCAGTTGGgagtaaatgtattttcataaaACAGATGGAATAGAAAGGGACATCATGACTTAAGATGTTTGTGACATCCATTGCTCATAATTTCATAATTTATTatgatcattttatatttaagtCTTGATCTCTTCAAGTCTTGATTTCTTTCTAAAGTTTCTTTCTTAATTGATTAGGCaagattttctttgttttgtaacTTATCAGAATATGTGGGCGGGATTTACTTCAAGGTTAAAAAATGGCAACAAAACCTTTAAAAcatcattatatattttttacctcCGCCttggaaaatatgtttttgtctgcatttgtttgtttgtttgttagcaggattaagcaaaactACTCAATCGATTTCCAAATTCcaaattttgtggaggggtggggcatgacccaaAGAAAACCccattatattttaatgtgacGTGTTCAGAGGGGAGccaggaatttattttcctttctttaaaattatttatctttatttttgttgcttAATCAGAGAAAAATGTATGGATCTTActaaaaaaatctggcatgtttaggagactgatCCAAGTTAAAATCCAGacctagtgaatttaaatgtggtttcacggtggcactgttgggccttggtggaggtgtacGCTCTcagagtgccattctagtttggtAATGTGGCTACCGCTTTGTTTACCTTTGGATCAGAATTCATGTCTTTAATTAGGCCTATCTGATGCATGTGTAAATACATAAAGGTGTCTCAATGAGTTACTACCTCCAGCGGCGTTTCACTTGTGAAACTCCCTGTACACGTCACATTTTCCCTCAGTGGGAAAATGCAGGATCAAATgcttatgtgtgtctgtgggtgggaAATCCCTCCTAGTGAAGATTGCAACTGGCTGCCCTGCTATTATTTCATCTCTCTGATTCTGATTACAGATATAGATGAGTGTTTTTTTGAGCGGACATGTGATCACACGTGTGTGAACTCCCCCGGTGGTTTTCAGTGTCTGTGCAACAAAGGCTTCACCATGTATGGACTGGCCCACTGCGGAGGTGAGACCCTGTTAGGTGGAGGGAGGTATACATAACAACTTGAGCGTAACACACAAGTGCTAAAAAGCATACAAATGTGAGTACTTGCTCATTGATGTGTTGCTGTGAAATGGAGCCTGTAAACATAGTaatgatttttcttctttttcctctcagatATAAATGAATGCAGCGTGAACAATGGCGGCTGCGAGCAGGGCTGTGTGAACACCATGGGTGGATTTGAATGCTTTTGCCATCCTGGCTCTAAGCTGCACTGGAACAGAAAGGACTGCATTGGTAAGCTGGTGCATCTGTTGAGTGCTGCTGTTCTGTCTGTGGAACAAACGTGATAAAAATCTGTGCGACATCCAACATTCTGCACTAAAACCTGGGGGACAAAAACAGGAGATACTTTGAATtctgctctctttttttctctttaattcTCCGTCACTTCTTGTGTTTGAGTGAAACGCTGGACCGTGCCTCGTCCTCGTTGTTTCAATgaaaggttttcttttttaccctCGAGTTTTGTTGTGGTTTCCATCTAGAGGCTGAGGGTTTACCACCTGCCAAACCCCCCTCTAAACCCACCTTGAACTGCAGTAAGCAGGCGGGGGGGGACCGCTGCTTCCTGACCTGCCAGTCCCAAGTTCACATCAGCAGCGGTGAGTTGGATGAATCAGATCAACACACTTAGCTGGGCCATCATGATTTTGTGTGATTTGCAACTTGAATCCCAGAAGATGAGCTCTGCACAGGAGAGAGTTTCATGCTGAGGTTTCAAGGTTTGTTGAagctgcagttaaaaaaaaaaacttttaattgAAAATTGCTAAATTGTCCAATCATTTCACCTTGAGatccattttctttttgaatattttcttcTCATGAACTTCATATGATTTGCAGAATAGCTGAACACACATAGCACAGGAATCACTGTCagttttgtttaataaaaaaatattttcgcTTTTGCTCCCACTTTTCTGCAGTTCgtcaacatttaaataatcattttCATTCAGCAATGTTTCAAACAGATACGTTAAGATTTGAAAAACAGATATCAAAATTTTAACTTTGATTTATCCACAATGGCTAAAATGTTTGGCCTCCATAACACTCCCAGTTCAGGATACTGATTTGAAAATGGAATTGGGACTAAACATTTCATAGATACCAATAACAGGCTTAATGTGAAGTGGCTGCAGAAAGTGCAGACTGCAAGAAGTAGTTCTCTACGTCCTTCAAGTCTATCTAAATTAAACTTGGGGTATTTTTGGTTGTGTCTTTGGTTCTCATGTTAGCTTCAAACAGGGATGAATGGACATCAATGGAAGTCGGACACAGTCTAGCAAACACTGAGGCTCCTATACATCTTCATGTTGAATAATAAGATGAATGATTTCAGTTGATATGACGCGACTCTCCTCAGTCAAGTGCgtcataacatttttttttttttcacaataagactCAAACAGCACGATACAGGTCAGGCATCTCCTGGTGCAGATATGTTCTAGCGAAGTTAAATCATGCTAATGTGAAAGAGTAAGTTAAGCTGGTCTGCCCCTGTGACCGGTCGTCGGCATCAGTCTGCAGAGAGATGGGTTTCGTGTTCCGACATGCTTCCTGTTTGCTCTCTCACTCGCCTTTTGTGGCCCTGACTTTTAGGGACGGAGGATTCCTACACGGTGACCTGTGGAATGCCTTTGCCCTGCTTGGCTGACGCACAAAAGAACAACAGTGGCTTGTATTGCTTGGGCAAGTACAAAACATCCCAGATTTAAATCGATCTTTCTGCTCTGCCACACAAAACCGTTACTCAGGAAACAACTCAGTCTTTCCTTGCCGTCAGTTGATATAAAAGTAGATCAAAATAACAAGATTTGTTTCTGTTCCAGGTCCAGAAATGGTCGGTGTTCCACGCATTAAGACCACAGCCACCTTTAAGTCGGGCACCGGGAAGTGCAACTTAAAACGAAGTCAGGAGAAACTGAAGGAGAGCTTAAACGCTGCACATTCAGGTACAGAGGTTGCcacacaacaacaccaacacatccacacacgAGACAGGATGCAGATAGATTTTTGTGGTGTTGGTTAGAAAAACATTTTGGGTTTACCGAGAACTGTCACCATCTAAAGCCACAATCTTTCGGAAGATATAGCAGACCTGAAAGGCTGGAAACCAAAACAACCAAAGGCAAATGTGAAAGAAATTTGTGGCTAAAGTGTCTTGAACTTTGAATGGCAGTGACAGGGGAGGATGTAATTAGCCGTAGCATGCCATTCAGCTAGCTCCGACCCAGCTATCATTCAAAGGGAGTTCTGATcggaagagagaaaaaattcctggatctgcccactAATCCAGATTGGTACTAACATCTAATGGGTTCCTTCCTGACCCATaacacatctttccaccaagtttcgtaaTAATCCGTCAAGTAGtaaacaatcaatcaaaaaatatatataaatggtcagaggtgaaaacataacctccttggacGAGATCATTATTTGGTAGGCCtgtttttaaattcatattGTAATTCAAACGTTTTCCTTAATGAGGTTCTTGGAATTTCTTTAACagttgtgcatttgtgtgtgtgtgtgtgttgtatctgtgtctctgctggctGTGGCGTGGCGTGGCTGTGGGGGGGTGGTCGTTCCCTGGGTCCACAGATAGCAGGTTCCCCTTCACCGAAAACGTCCAGTTCAGCTACGTGAGCCtgcgctgctcctcctccgggcAGTGGACGCGCAGCCGCCACGGCAGGAGAGCCGGCGAGGAGGACGGCTCCTCCATCACAGCCGAGTTTGAGCTGGACGTGAACCTAGAGGAGGTAACAGGTTGGTTGGTCTCGCTGCACTTCCTGCCTGCTCTGTGACCTCTCTGTTCCTCgttctccacctctgtctctcgCCGCTGTCCGTTCGTTACTAATCAAACCAAACTGTTAAAGTATCTCCTGTTTTGacttggtggtggtggtggtgggctcTGGATGTGGGGCGTAGGGTTTCTATACATATGTTGGCCTAGAGTGTTCCTTCCCTGACTCGgagtgtttttaatgtgtgaagGCCTGGGCAAGCATGTGGTCATCCAGGCATGGATTCAAAGTATCCtcaaggtgtgtgtgagatgacATTTTGTGCCGGCAACAGTTGTGGTATCATGTTCCTCTCTCAGCAGAGACCTGCGACCTGAGCTGCGTGCGCCGGCGCTCGGAGAAGAGGCTCAGGAAGACCATCAGGACCCTGAGGAAGTCCATCAACCGGGAGCAGTTCCATCTCCACTTCGCCGGCTCCGACTACGAGCTCGCCAAGAACCCCGAGCAGCCGGTGGAACTGACGGGACCCTGTGTGGGCGGACAGGGGCTGATGGGCAGGAAATGTGGTGAGTTTGTTCTTTTTCGGTTTACCTTCAGTTCCCTTCCCGTCAGTCAGTGCAGGACGAGATGGAGTTGGGGACATGCAGCGTTCAGCCAGCGTGTCTGCAAAGCATAGAACCAACCACTTGAGTTGCACCTAAGAAGGCAGCGACGCACACACTCGACTCCCAGTCACGACTTTAAGTAATTGAAATGGTCCACGCCAGCGAGATATATTTAGACAGGCTGGTTTAATGATTGGATTCGGAGCAGGTGTTGGCCAGATGAGTGCCATATTTGGTTTGCAGACATGCTGTAAAGAGCTGGTTGGAGTGTGGAAGAACAGAGAGGCTGTTGTTGGTCCTCTGCGCCGTGAGATCTTCCAGCATCTCCCTCGGATAAGAGCGTAACGTGGTGGCCAcaggcagcccccccccccccctcactggtGGTTGCTGCCTCTCGACCACGAATACGACCACACACTGTGGGCATTAGAGCGCCGAAAGCTGGCATGTGTTTTCTCTGGCCGTTGGCAGCGTGTGCCCCTGGTTCGGGGCCTCACAGTAAGTTCTCTGCCTGCCGCTCAGCCTCTCAATATCAGCGAGAGGAAACCAGTGTCTTTCTTCCGCCGTGATGTCTAAATATTTACTCAGTCGATGTGCGCTGTGTTCGACACACGCCCGTCTCCTGCCGGCGTTCAAGAACCTGACGTAGGCGCAGATCTTTCATAAACTCCACACACACGTTTCAAGTCGCATTTTTGTTTCCCTCCTTCTGAACCGTTGACGGACGTGTTATTGTTCTTTGCGGGTTAATTGGAAACCAAAACACGCCTGAGTCTGTGGCTGTCCTCCAGACATCTGAGGCTGTTGAAAGAAAATCATCAGCTTTACACATCATcagctttatatttacagcaCATCTCCTCGTAACCgcggttctttttttttctttctttttggggggggggggggggggctcgacATCAACATCAAAGTCtctgctgctgattggctgcgcTGATGTGATTTTAACCTGAACTGCCCCTGTGTGCATTATATCTCTCAGTAACACAGGTCTTAAGGGTCTTGATTCCTTAACTCCCCGCTACGCTTTCAGGTCAACATTAAGCAGTCTATTGGCCGTGGCAGGGGTGTAGACATGTAATTTGggagaggaggcgggggggctgAAAGGCATTCTTCTTAACCTCCAGCTCTTTAAAGGAGCTATattttccccctcctcccccacctccaGCTCTGGCTTAGCTCGGAGCGCAGTTTAGTCCTTTTCAGTGCCCGTTCCATTGAAAAAGCCCTTTCGGGGTTTGTTCTCACTGCCTCCGAGGGACGACAACACAGCCGCCCTGTGCATCTGGAGAAAATATGCTTTTACATTTTGGGcatttttctccttttgaaTCAGTGTTGTGATGCATTCAGGCTCCTGTTTGCATCAGTTTCTACTCCAGGACATTGCCTCGTAAAAAATACGATAAGGCCTAgtgattatataaatattttgttgttcaGTTATTAGAGATTatttgaaaaggaaaacatgatTGAACTGCAGCAGTCGAGATCGGGATCCAGAGATGACGTGAATGTCGCCCGTCCACGCGCTCGCGTCCATTCGGGCTCACTAGTCGACTTGTTTGCGTGTTTGTTTTAACATTGAAGATGTTTAGGAAGTCCTGTTGATTCAAGCTGGCAGTTTGAGTGCTGCGTCCCCCCTGCCCCCCAGCTGGGGCCACTTTGCATGACCCCCGGCAACTAAACTGCTGAAGAGAATTGACTTCAGCCACACCATGGGAATCAATTAGCATCAGCTGTTTGGGCCTCCGCTTGATGGGCGCGAGCAGCGATTGGGCCAAGCCCGAATGGGGGGATTCAGAAACCTGACCCCTTTTATTGGGTTCAGCTTCTAACCACTGTGATACCGTAGTGTTTTCCTATGTCATCAAGTAGGCAAAGACTGGGCCCTTGAATAGAGGTGAAAGGTCTTTTAAACCTCTTTGGGGCCATCAATTCGAGGACTCTATAGAAGCGTTCTTTGCATT encodes:
- the scube2 gene encoding signal peptide, CUB and EGF-like domain-containing protein 2 isoform X1 encodes the protein MGPARAARDFCLLLLLLNSRQSAALTETRADPCAEGSDGCHIDAICQSTPGSYKCTCRAGFRGDGKHCEDTDECDLEYNGGCVHECNNIPGNYRCTCHDGFNLAHDGHNCLDVDECKFNNGGCQHTCVNTMGSYECRCKDGFFLSDNQHTCIHRSVEGLNCMNKEHGCAHICKETPKGGVACECRPGFELARNQKGCILTCNHGNGGCQHTCEDTENGPICRCHIRYTLQPDKRSCVERDEATTEPSDNNATSITEVDKRVKRRLLMETCAVNNGGCDCTCKDTTTGVRCSCPVGFTLQPDGKTCKDIDECEIHNGGCDHFCRNTIGSFECNCRKGFKLLTDERSCQDIDECFFERTCDHTCVNSPGGFQCLCNKGFTMYGLAHCGDINECSVNNGGCEQGCVNTMGGFECFCHPGSKLHWNRKDCIEAEGLPPAKPPSKPTLNCSKQAGGDRCFLTCQSQVHISSGTEDSYTVTCGMPLPCLADAQKNNSGLYCLGPEMVGVPRIKTTATFKSGTGKCNLKRSQEKLKESLNAAHSDSRFPFTENVQFSYVSLRCSSSGQWTRSRHGRRAGEEDGSSITAEFELDVNLEEVTAETCDLSCVRRRSEKRLRKTIRTLRKSINREQFHLHFAGSDYELAKNPEQPVELTGPCVGGQGLMGRKCVRCSVGTYYDAEQGRCVLCHAGTYQGEEGQTSCEVCPGPEGREVSKVVGARNMSECGGQCSPGQYSHDGFIPCLPCPLGTYQQEVGRTTCFPCGGNLATKRSGALTFQECETKVQCSPGHYYNSSTHRCIRCPTGTYQAEFGQNYCMACPGNTTTDFDGSTNFMQCKNRHCGGELGDFSGYIESPNYPGNYPANIECTWTINPPPKRRILIVVPEIFLPIEDECGDYLVMRKSSLSNSVTTYETCQTYERPIAFTSRSKRLWIQFRSNEGNSGKGFQVPYVTYDEDYQELIEDIVRDGRLYASENHQEILKDKKLMKALFDVLAHPQNFFNYTAQESREMFPKSFIRFLRSKVLRFLRP
- the scube2 gene encoding signal peptide, CUB and EGF-like domain-containing protein 2 isoform X3; protein product: MGPARAARDFCLLLLLLNSRQSAALTETRADPCAEGSDGCHIDAICQSTPGSYKCTCRAGFRGDGKHCEDTDECDLEYNGGCVHECNNIPGNYRCTCHDGFNLAHDGHNCLDVDECKFNNGGCQHTCVNTMGSYECRCKDGFFLSDNQHTCIHRSVEGLNCMNKEHGCAHICKETPKGGVACECRPGFELARNQKGCILTCNHGNGGCQHTCEDTENGPICRCHIRYTLQPDKRSCVERDEATTEPSDNNATSITEVDKRVKRRLLMETCAVNNGGCDCTCKDTTTGVRCSCPVGFTLQPDGKTCKDIDECEIHNGGCDHFCRNTIGSFECNCRKGFKLLTDERSCQDIDECFFERTCDHTCVNSPGGFQCLCNKGFTMYGLAHCGDINECSVNNGGCEQGCVNTMGGFECFCHPGSKLHWNRKDCIEAEGLPPAKPPSKPTLNCSKQAGGDRCFLTCQSQVHISSGTEDSYTVTCGMPLPCLADAQKNNSGLYCLGPEMVGVPRIKTTATFKSGTGKCNLKRSQEKLKESLNAAHSDSRFPFTENVQFSYVSLRCSSSGQWTRSRHGRRAGEEDGSSITAEFELDVNLEEVTETCDLSCVRRRSEKRLRKTIRTLRKSINREQFHLHFAGSDYELAKNPEQPVELTGPCVGGQGLMGRKCVRCSVGTYYDAEQGRCVLCHAGTYQGEEGQTSCEVCPGPEGREVSKVVGARNMSECGGQCSPGQYSHDGFIPCLPCPLGTYQQEVGRTTCFPCGGNLATKRSGALTFQECETKVQCSPGHYYNSSTHRCIRCPTGTYQAEFGQNYCMACPGNTTTDFDGSTNFMQCKNRHCGGELGDFSGYIESPNYPGNYPANIECTWTINPPPKRRILIVVPEIFLPIEDECGDYLVMRKSSLSNSVTTYETCQTYERPIAFTSRSKRLWIQFRSNEGNSGKGFQVPYVTYDEDYQELIEDIVRDGRLYASENHQEILKDKKLMKALFDVLAHPQNFFNYTAQESREMFPKSFIRFLRSKVLRFLRP